One window of Chamaesiphon minutus PCC 6605 genomic DNA carries:
- a CDS encoding AAA-like domain-containing protein — MPRSVRLRSDVIGRVQTLVHHNFFCQNDLADELGFAQSTISNFINGIPVDRRIFQAICEKLGIEDWRAFAEMPQQRGSGGESETREMGGQRQPQEQQVLSQRSVQPIVVPAPLPPSATELLPLETPEGSVPLNSNFYIERLPQETYCKTEIAKPHALIRLKAPRQMGKTSLMLRLLRQAESQGDRTVYLSLEQVMEQAWSDADLFLHWFCASVALKTQHKFQHEEYASLTTMVGSTLGTQEYFESYLLPDLVAPLTIGLDSIDRLFDYPHLYNNFFSLLRSLHEAGKHTEVLSKLRLIISHAAEVYVPLEIDRSPFNVGISIELGEFTSDRVTLLAAKHQLNWTQIDIDNLMSVIGGHPFLVRLAMFEIASNNIDLSTLLTTATSREGIFYRHHLARLETNLHTQPDLLAAMASVIRTPEGAMLSPSLKGKLEGLGLVKYQGEVVVPRCELYRQYFRALSS; from the coding sequence ATGCCACGCTCAGTTAGACTTCGATCGGATGTTATCGGTAGGGTACAAACGCTCGTCCATCACAACTTTTTTTGTCAAAACGACTTAGCTGACGAACTTGGCTTCGCGCAATCTACTATTAGTAATTTTATTAACGGTATCCCCGTCGATCGACGGATCTTTCAGGCGATTTGTGAAAAGTTGGGGATTGAGGATTGGCGCGCCTTTGCAGAAATGCCCCAGCAGAGGGGGAGCGGGGGAGAGAGTGAAACGCGGGAGATGGGGGGACAGAGACAGCCGCAAGAACAGCAGGTTTTGAGTCAACGCTCGGTACAGCCGATAGTTGTGCCTGCACCGCTACCGCCGAGCGCGACAGAGCTATTGCCCTTAGAAACGCCAGAAGGCTCGGTACCACTCAACTCTAACTTTTATATCGAGCGACTGCCGCAAGAGACTTATTGCAAAACCGAAATTGCTAAACCCCACGCGCTGATCCGACTTAAAGCACCGCGCCAAATGGGTAAAACCTCGCTGATGCTGCGCTTATTGCGTCAAGCCGAAAGTCAGGGCGATCGGACGGTATATCTGAGTTTAGAACAAGTAATGGAGCAAGCGTGGAGCGATGCCGATCTCTTTTTGCACTGGTTTTGCGCTAGTGTCGCGCTTAAAACTCAGCATAAATTTCAGCACGAAGAATATGCCAGTCTCACCACAATGGTGGGGAGTACGCTCGGTACTCAGGAATATTTCGAGAGCTACTTATTGCCCGATTTAGTCGCACCGCTGACTATTGGCTTAGACTCGATCGATCGATTATTCGATTATCCCCATCTATACAACAACTTTTTTAGCCTCTTACGCAGTCTCCACGAAGCGGGAAAACATACCGAAGTCCTCAGCAAACTGCGACTGATTATCTCTCACGCCGCCGAAGTCTATGTCCCGCTAGAAATCGATCGATCGCCATTCAATGTCGGGATTAGTATCGAACTAGGCGAATTTACATCCGATCGAGTGACATTACTCGCCGCCAAACATCAATTAAACTGGACGCAGATAGATATCGACAATTTGATGAGCGTCATCGGCGGACATCCTTTTTTAGTCAGACTGGCGATGTTCGAGATTGCCAGCAATAATATCGATTTATCGACTTTACTAACGACGGCTACCAGTCGTGAGGGCATTTTTTATCGCCATCACCTAGCACGGCTCGAAACCAACCTCCATACTCAACCAGATTTACTCGCCGCGATGGCTAGTGTCATCCGCACTCCAGAAGGGGCAATGTTATCCCCTAGCTTGAAAGGAAAACTAGAAGGACTGGGTTTGGTTAAATACCAAGGTGAAGTTGTCGTTCCTAGGTGCGAGCTGTACCGTCAATATTTTCGGGCGTTATCGAGCTGA
- a CDS encoding tetratricopeptide repeat protein: MSKQIFISGLTLLSVLFATATSGSAELAPGVNTLTIKRIEESKTPSRTNNRQFANASERSMAYVRQGLAAQRAGNDRLALEYYYRAVKLDRTNAVAFMAAGNLLGDTDEGISCMKAAALLFQRQENQEGYEMATNWLAERGASE, translated from the coding sequence ATGTCCAAGCAAATTTTTATCTCTGGTTTGACTCTACTTTCTGTATTATTTGCTACAGCTACTAGCGGCTCTGCCGAACTCGCACCTGGAGTCAACACCTTAACTATCAAACGGATCGAAGAATCGAAAACTCCATCACGTACCAACAATCGCCAGTTCGCCAACGCCAGCGAGAGATCGATGGCATACGTGCGGCAGGGTTTAGCCGCTCAAAGAGCTGGTAACGATCGCCTAGCACTAGAATACTACTATCGCGCCGTGAAACTAGATCGTACCAATGCTGTCGCCTTCATGGCAGCCGGAAATCTCTTAGGCGATACAGATGAAGGTATTAGTTGCATGAAAGCCGCCGCATTGCTATTTCAACGTCAGGAAAACCAAGAAGGCTACGAAATGGCAACCAATTGGTTGGCAGAACGCGGAGCGTCGGAATAG
- a CDS encoding leucine-rich repeat domain-containing protein, whose translation MELANLIQKIDRVQLESLPTLDLSFHQLGILPDSVGNLSSLITLSLLNNNLINLPETIGNLAKLTSLSLSSNQLSNLPDCLGKLSNLTNLYIGSNRLVNIPENIGNFSKLIKLSLRDNLLNKLPESIGSLSNLTCLHLDRNRLISLPASIEYLTNLTELNLSGNSLDRLPDTISRLTNLTELKLNGNRLTSLPESICNLKNLTELHLDGNPLTDLSILQELPKLETVRFQGVNLRYQYWSDLSSWKLQRLLAKYRIEIDRKSIESTKSKLTID comes from the coding sequence ATGGAACTAGCCAACCTAATTCAAAAAATCGATCGAGTGCAGCTCGAATCGTTACCCACATTAGATCTGAGCTTTCACCAGCTCGGTATTTTACCAGATAGCGTCGGCAATCTATCAAGCTTAATTACTCTATCTTTACTTAACAATAACCTGATTAATTTGCCAGAAACGATCGGCAATCTTGCCAAACTTACTAGTTTATCTCTCAGTAGCAATCAACTGAGTAACTTACCCGATTGCCTTGGCAAGCTATCAAATTTAACCAACCTATATATAGGCTCCAATCGATTAGTTAATATCCCCGAAAATATCGGTAATTTCTCAAAGTTGATTAAGTTGAGCCTCAGAGATAATCTCCTAAATAAGCTCCCCGAAAGTATCGGTAGTCTCAGTAATTTAACCTGCCTACATCTCGATCGCAATCGACTAATCAGCCTGCCAGCCAGTATCGAATACCTCACTAACTTAACCGAGTTAAACCTCAGCGGTAACTCACTCGATCGCTTACCAGACACTATCAGTAGGCTTACCAACTTAACCGAATTAAAGCTAAATGGCAATCGACTCACAAGTCTGCCCGAAAGTATTTGCAATCTCAAAAATTTAACAGAACTGCATCTCGATGGTAATCCGCTCACAGATTTATCCATTCTTCAAGAATTACCTAAATTAGAAACCGTTCGGTTTCAAGGTGTCAATCTGCGCTATCAATATTGGAGCGATTTGAGTAGCTGGAAACTTCAGCGACTATTAGCTAAATATAGAATCGAAATCGATCGAAAATCGATCGAATCAACCAAAAGCAAATTAACTATCGACTAA
- a CDS encoding site-2 protease family protein yields the protein MNGNIRVGSLFGIPFYVNPSWFLVLGLVTWSYGEGLAAQFPDLPGSTPLLLGLVTALLLFSSVLAHELGHSFVAIKQGIKVDSITLFLFGGLASLEKESDSPANAFWVAIAGPAVSLVIAAILTGLGFATHITGPLAAIAAVLAAINLSLGLFNLIPGLPLDGGNILKAIVWKVTGNQYKGVKIASIVGQAFGWVAIASGLLPVFLYGSFDNFWNLLIGSFLLQNAGKSAQYARVQERLTGLTVADAVTPNSPIIRDNITLREFVDQRTLAGSNWQKFLVTNESGHLVGELALDALKDVRSDRWAHTLVSEIVQSIEPSTIIISDRPLLQAIEQLESKHVSTLSVTDSEGILVGLLEKTAVINLIHRQPQANPA from the coding sequence ATGAATGGTAATATTCGGGTGGGTTCCTTATTTGGCATCCCTTTTTATGTAAACCCCTCATGGTTCCTAGTGTTGGGCTTGGTCACATGGAGTTATGGCGAAGGCTTGGCGGCGCAATTTCCAGATTTGCCAGGTAGCACCCCCTTACTCTTAGGCTTAGTTACCGCCTTACTCTTATTTAGTTCCGTACTCGCACACGAGCTAGGACACAGCTTCGTCGCGATTAAACAAGGAATCAAAGTAGACTCGATTACCCTATTCTTATTCGGCGGATTAGCCAGCTTAGAAAAAGAATCCGACAGCCCTGCTAACGCCTTTTGGGTCGCGATCGCTGGCCCTGCGGTAAGCTTAGTTATCGCGGCTATTCTGACTGGACTCGGTTTCGCCACTCATATTACTGGCCCCTTAGCCGCCATTGCCGCCGTACTGGCAGCTATTAACCTCTCGCTCGGTTTATTCAACCTGATTCCTGGTTTACCCCTCGATGGTGGTAACATTCTCAAAGCGATCGTCTGGAAAGTCACTGGAAATCAATACAAAGGCGTCAAAATCGCCAGTATCGTCGGTCAAGCCTTTGGTTGGGTCGCAATCGCTTCTGGCCTATTGCCTGTATTCTTATATGGTAGCTTCGACAACTTCTGGAACCTGCTAATCGGTTCGTTCTTACTTCAAAATGCTGGTAAATCCGCTCAGTATGCGCGAGTTCAAGAACGCTTGACCGGATTGACTGTCGCCGATGCTGTTACTCCTAACAGTCCCATCATTCGTGACAATATCACTCTCCGCGAATTTGTAGACCAACGTACCCTCGCTGGTAGCAACTGGCAGAAGTTCTTAGTAACTAACGAATCTGGACACTTAGTCGGCGAACTCGCCCTAGACGCACTCAAAGATGTCCGTTCCGATCGTTGGGCGCACACTCTAGTCAGCGAGATCGTACAATCGATCGAGCCATCGACAATTATTATCAGCGATCGACCATTATTGCAAGCGATCGAACAATTAGAATCCAAGCATGTCAGCACCCTTAGTGTCACCGATAGCGAAGGTATTCTCGTCGGACTCTTAGAAAAAACAGCCGTAATTAACCTGATCCACCGCCAACCACAGGCCAATCCTGCTTAG
- a CDS encoding mannose-1-phosphate guanylyltransferase, with amino-acid sequence MRPKFVPIILAGGKGERFWPLSRKHRPKQFLCLDGSGESLIQATANRLLPIVGGWDDIWVITSKLLETGVQEQLPSLPAANLLAEPEGRDTAAAVAWATLEVAKRYGEDVVVGFFPADAWIADAEAFAQTIESAVQLAEHTGAIVTLGITPTFPSIGYGYIQQGIASGKYNDRDTYRVDRFTEKPDLETAKSFIASGDYTWNSGIFIFTASTAIGELNIHAPELMQLLIEKGVSIYPTLPKISIDYALMEKTKLTHVIPADFGWDDLGDWNAIERLLKGDNINVELANHVCIDTTGAVLYASNPDEVVVTIGLEDVVVVRDGDVTLIVAKDRTQEIKQVVNKIKEDRELDRLL; translated from the coding sequence ATGCGACCAAAGTTTGTCCCGATAATTCTGGCTGGCGGTAAAGGCGAACGGTTTTGGCCGCTGAGCCGCAAACATCGTCCCAAACAGTTTCTCTGCCTCGATGGTAGCGGCGAAAGTCTGATCCAAGCCACAGCTAACCGATTATTGCCGATTGTCGGTGGGTGGGATGATATTTGGGTCATTACCTCAAAACTTCTCGAAACAGGCGTTCAGGAGCAATTGCCTAGCTTACCAGCAGCGAATTTACTCGCCGAACCAGAAGGAAGAGATACGGCAGCAGCGGTAGCTTGGGCGACATTGGAAGTAGCCAAACGGTATGGCGAAGATGTCGTAGTCGGCTTTTTTCCTGCCGATGCTTGGATTGCAGATGCCGAAGCTTTTGCCCAGACCATCGAATCGGCGGTACAATTGGCCGAGCATACAGGCGCGATCGTCACGTTAGGAATTACACCGACTTTTCCCTCAATTGGTTACGGTTATATCCAGCAGGGCATTGCCAGCGGTAAGTATAACGATCGAGATACCTATCGAGTCGATCGATTTACCGAAAAACCAGATTTAGAAACAGCAAAAAGCTTTATCGCTAGTGGCGACTATACCTGGAATAGTGGCATCTTTATTTTCACAGCTAGCACCGCGATCGGCGAATTAAATATACATGCACCCGAACTAATGCAATTACTGATCGAAAAAGGCGTCAGTATTTATCCCACCTTACCCAAGATTAGTATCGATTATGCCTTGATGGAAAAAACCAAACTCACCCATGTCATTCCCGCTGATTTTGGTTGGGATGACTTGGGCGATTGGAACGCGATCGAACGACTCCTCAAAGGTGACAATATTAATGTCGAATTAGCCAATCACGTCTGTATCGACACCACAGGTGCAGTGCTCTATGCCAGCAATCCAGACGAAGTAGTAGTCACGATCGGATTAGAAGATGTCGTCGTCGTCCGCGATGGCGATGTGACCCTAATTGTCGCCAAAGATCGCACCCAAGAAATCAAACAAGTGGTCAATAAAATTAAAGAAGATCGAGAACTCGATCGGCTACTCTAA